In Nostoc sp. CENA543, a single genomic region encodes these proteins:
- a CDS encoding RibD family protein, which translates to MVQNRPHTTVVLAMSADGKIADFRRSPARFGSNVDRTHLEQQIATADAVLLGAGTLRAYGTTMTISQTMLLQHRQQEGKPTQPIHIVTTHSGQINPEIRFFQQSIQRWLLTTTTGAQFWRQKPEFAKILAFTAPNGNLDLLAALQELAFLGISRLVILGGGTLVASMLELDLIDELWLTVCPLILGGETAPTPVDGQGFMSKLAPRLQLLEVKTIDQEVFLHYRLQR; encoded by the coding sequence ATGGTGCAAAATCGTCCACATACGACAGTAGTTTTAGCCATGAGTGCAGATGGCAAAATAGCAGATTTTCGGCGATCGCCTGCTAGATTTGGCTCAAATGTAGATAGAACACACCTAGAACAACAGATTGCTACTGCTGATGCTGTATTATTGGGTGCAGGCACGCTGCGTGCTTATGGTACAACAATGACCATATCACAAACGATGCTCTTGCAACATCGACAGCAAGAAGGTAAACCTACCCAGCCGATTCATATAGTTACTACACACTCTGGTCAGATAAATCCGGAAATTCGCTTTTTTCAGCAATCAATTCAACGCTGGTTGTTGACAACAACCACAGGCGCGCAATTTTGGCGACAAAAACCAGAATTTGCCAAAATTTTAGCTTTTACTGCACCAAATGGCAACCTTGACCTACTAGCCGCTTTACAAGAGTTAGCCTTTTTAGGTATATCACGCTTGGTAATCTTGGGTGGAGGAACATTAGTAGCTTCTATGCTGGAGTTAGACTTGATAGATGAGTTATGGCTGACGGTTTGCCCATTAATTTTAGGTGGTGAGACTGCACCGACACCTGTAGACGGACAAGGATTTATGTCTAAACTAGCTCCTCGGTTGCAACTTTTAGAAGTGAAAACCATTGACCAAGAAGTTTTTCTCCATTATCGCCTGCAACGATAA
- a CDS encoding site-2 protease family protein — MNGTIRVGNLFGIPFYIHPSWFLVLGLVTWSYSGGLMAQFPQLSGGLALILGLTTALLLFASVVAHELGHSFVAIRQGINVNSITLFIFGGLASLEEESKTPGEAFWVAIAGPLVSLLLCGIVTVIGVTSAVSGPLAAILGVLASVNLALALFNLIPGLPLDGGNILKAIVWKITGKPYRGITFASRVGQIFGWVAIASGLIPLFLFGSFANFWNLLVGFFLVRNAGNAAQFARVQEKLTGLTAADAVTVDSPIVAADLSLREFADQQIVLGNNWRRFLVTNNEGQLVGAIALDDLRRINTALWSETQVKDVMRPTPSTTIPSHQPLLEVVQLLEQQQISALPVIRDNGVLVGILEKAAIINLLQSSTEPSLA; from the coding sequence ATGAACGGCACAATTCGCGTTGGGAATCTCTTCGGTATCCCTTTTTATATCCATCCGTCATGGTTTCTAGTTCTGGGTTTGGTAACTTGGAGTTATAGCGGTGGACTGATGGCACAATTTCCCCAGTTATCTGGAGGATTGGCGTTAATACTAGGATTGACGACGGCGTTATTGTTGTTTGCTTCTGTCGTCGCCCACGAATTGGGACATAGCTTTGTCGCCATCCGCCAAGGTATTAATGTCAACTCAATTACATTGTTTATCTTTGGTGGTTTGGCGAGTCTAGAAGAAGAATCAAAAACACCAGGAGAAGCCTTTTGGGTGGCGATCGCTGGGCCGTTGGTCAGTCTGTTGCTATGTGGTATTGTTACGGTAATTGGTGTTACTAGTGCGGTATCTGGCCCCTTAGCTGCGATTCTGGGTGTTTTGGCTTCTGTAAACCTTGCCCTGGCTTTGTTTAACCTGATTCCTGGCTTACCTTTAGATGGTGGTAATATCCTTAAAGCGATTGTTTGGAAAATCACAGGTAAACCCTACAGAGGTATTACCTTTGCTAGTCGAGTCGGACAAATTTTTGGTTGGGTAGCGATCGCTTCTGGTTTAATTCCTCTATTCTTATTTGGTAGTTTCGCTAACTTCTGGAATCTATTAGTTGGGTTCTTCCTGGTGCGAAATGCTGGTAACGCCGCACAATTTGCCAGAGTGCAAGAGAAACTCACAGGATTGACAGCAGCAGATGCAGTCACAGTTGATAGTCCGATTGTTGCTGCTGATTTGAGTTTAAGAGAGTTTGCAGACCAACAAATTGTGTTAGGTAACAACTGGCGACGGTTTTTAGTCACCAACAATGAAGGACAATTAGTAGGTGCGATCGCACTAGATGACTTACGCCGTATCAACACAGCATTGTGGTCAGAAACTCAAGTTAAAGATGTCATGCGACCAACTCCATCTACTACCATCCCATCCCATCAACCATTACTAGAAGTAGTGCAATTACTCGAACAGCAACAAATATCAGCACTTCCCGTAATTCGTGATAACGGTGTGCTAGTGGGGATTTTAGAAAAAGCTGCCATCATCAACCTACTGCAAAGCAGCACCGAACCTAGTCTTGCATAG
- the psb32 gene encoding photosystem II repair protein Psb32 has product MQQLLNQVFIRLILPILTVILATSLFATSALATGVYQIPNLTAGDSTWVVDQGEVISRINEGQISGNFDDLAKNTGNEVRFVTIRRLDYGETPDSFAKSLFDRWFPTSEAKANQTLLVLDTVTNGTAIISGEKVKSLLTDEIATSVAEETLAAPLRDGNKYNQAFLDASDRLVAVLSGQPDPGPPQIVDKVQVEGTFKKAEETDKGNATAWVVGLLIAATIIPMATYYIYLAVQPSSEG; this is encoded by the coding sequence ATGCAGCAGCTCCTCAACCAAGTTTTTATCAGGCTCATCTTACCGATACTGACGGTAATTTTAGCTACTTCATTATTTGCCACCTCTGCATTAGCTACGGGTGTTTATCAAATACCCAATCTGACAGCAGGTGATTCTACTTGGGTTGTAGACCAAGGTGAAGTTATCAGCCGCATCAATGAAGGTCAGATTAGTGGTAACTTTGATGACTTGGCTAAGAACACTGGAAACGAAGTCAGATTTGTGACAATTCGTCGCTTAGATTACGGTGAAACTCCAGACAGCTTTGCGAAATCACTGTTTGATAGATGGTTTCCGACTTCAGAAGCTAAAGCCAATCAAACTTTGTTAGTGCTGGACACAGTAACTAACGGTACAGCAATCATTTCTGGGGAAAAAGTGAAATCTCTGCTAACAGATGAAATTGCAACCAGTGTAGCGGAAGAAACGTTAGCTGCACCTTTGCGCGATGGTAATAAATATAATCAGGCATTTTTGGATGCCAGCGATCGCCTAGTTGCAGTTCTCTCCGGTCAACCTGATCCCGGCCCCCCGCAAATCGTTGACAAAGTACAGGTAGAAGGAACTTTCAAAAAAGCTGAAGAAACTGACAAAGGTAACGCCACAGCTTGGGTAGTGGGACTGTTAATCGCTGCCACTATTATCCCAATGGCGACTTACTATATTTATTTGGCAGTTCAACCATCGTCGGAAGGGTAG
- a CDS encoding ATP-binding protein translates to MANPRQSSFRRILVTRILLLFVPVLFIGQLAALNKARSSLLKTARQNLTDSAVIKGEKIVNAIANLKTSLLIASRTTVVQSGSPTEIQTFLAQLTQQLPKYVECLQLTNVQSGEVVASSCGNQAIAKIVLPFPRDGVEIRTVPPQKPGTTTSKNPRQQLELVLSTPVDNGSGELRYALSLQSALYEQTKPQAGSLTGSTLVIAEDGTILAHPVADLVGSNIREHPDAAQLKSIVKNAIAGKNESINLSFRDGKELVAGYTAINDPITKQKAKKWVVLAVTTVDNALLGLEEIKLILIVLTVGLIGASLLASLYLAPYLANPVEALRDYALNIHSHHAANPIPHNFQIREFNQLSQALDQMVYRLKAWSEELETAWKEAKTANQIKSQFLATTSHELRNPLNIIINSIRFVKDDMCDSREEELEFLERADETAIHLLGIINELLDISRIEAGKLSVVTEPLDLRQILLEVINLQSVNIQHKGLQLKTSLGTESIPVKADAAKLKQVLINIIGNATKFTDEGGITISTSLHKINGKSQVTVTITDTGLGIEPSQQQKLFRPYVMVDGNNTRKCEGTGLGLAISRNLIELMGGTITLESAGINQGTTVKISLPLIEISKPSPVKEESLENLEIPHENAYTPHSETTLVHGNALYKSNQSQLTPQPVQK, encoded by the coding sequence ATGGCTAATCCCCGTCAATCATCCTTTAGACGTATTTTAGTAACGAGAATTTTGTTGCTGTTTGTGCCTGTTTTATTTATCGGACAGCTAGCAGCTTTGAATAAGGCGCGTTCTAGTTTGTTGAAAACTGCACGACAAAATTTGACTGATAGTGCTGTAATCAAAGGGGAAAAAATTGTTAATGCGATCGCAAATCTGAAAACTAGTTTATTAATCGCTAGTCGCACCACAGTTGTGCAGTCGGGATCACCAACGGAAATTCAAACATTTCTCGCCCAGTTGACACAACAACTACCCAAATACGTCGAGTGCTTGCAGCTGACTAATGTGCAGAGTGGTGAAGTTGTTGCTAGTAGTTGCGGTAATCAAGCGATCGCCAAAATTGTGTTACCTTTTCCCAGGGATGGAGTAGAAATCCGCACTGTCCCGCCTCAAAAGCCAGGAACCACCACATCCAAAAATCCGCGTCAACAACTAGAATTAGTTCTCTCTACACCCGTTGATAATGGTTCTGGGGAATTGCGGTATGCCTTGAGTCTACAATCAGCGTTATACGAACAAACTAAACCACAAGCAGGTTCTCTCACAGGTTCAACTCTCGTCATTGCTGAAGATGGGACGATATTAGCCCATCCTGTAGCCGATTTAGTCGGTAGCAATATCAGAGAACATCCAGATGCAGCCCAACTCAAAAGCATTGTCAAAAATGCGATCGCCGGCAAAAATGAGTCTATCAATTTGTCTTTTCGGGATGGTAAAGAGTTAGTTGCCGGTTATACAGCTATTAATGATCCCATCACCAAACAAAAAGCCAAAAAGTGGGTAGTTTTAGCAGTCACAACTGTAGATAACGCCCTATTAGGTTTAGAAGAAATCAAACTAATTTTGATTGTTTTAACCGTGGGTTTAATTGGTGCGAGTTTATTAGCATCATTGTATTTAGCCCCCTATTTAGCTAATCCCGTTGAAGCATTACGAGACTATGCTTTAAATATTCACAGCCACCACGCCGCTAATCCCATCCCCCATAACTTCCAAATTCGCGAATTTAACCAGCTATCACAAGCTTTAGACCAAATGGTTTATCGCCTTAAAGCTTGGTCAGAAGAACTAGAAACGGCTTGGAAAGAAGCCAAAACAGCCAATCAAATTAAAAGTCAATTTTTAGCCACAACTTCCCACGAACTACGTAATCCGCTAAACATCATCATTAACTCCATCCGCTTTGTCAAAGATGATATGTGTGACAGTCGGGAAGAAGAACTGGAATTTCTCGAACGTGCTGATGAAACAGCTATTCACCTACTAGGAATTATTAACGAGTTACTAGATATTTCGAGAATTGAAGCGGGTAAACTTTCCGTAGTCACAGAACCCCTAGATTTGAGACAAATCCTACTAGAAGTGATTAATTTACAATCAGTAAACATTCAACATAAAGGTTTGCAACTCAAAACTAGTCTAGGAACAGAATCTATTCCCGTCAAAGCAGACGCAGCCAAACTCAAACAAGTATTAATCAATATCATTGGGAACGCCACTAAGTTCACCGATGAAGGCGGGATCACCATTTCCACATCTTTACATAAGATTAATGGTAAATCTCAAGTTACCGTCACCATCACAGATACAGGTTTAGGGATCGAACCATCTCAACAGCAAAAACTATTTCGTCCCTATGTCATGGTAGATGGCAATAACACACGCAAATGTGAAGGTACAGGTTTAGGGTTAGCCATTTCCCGTAACTTAATAGAACTGATGGGCGGTACAATCACCCTAGAAAGTGCAGGTATTAATCAAGGCACTACAGTAAAAATTTCTTTACCTCTGATTGAAATATCAAAACCCTCACCAGTCAAGGAAGAAAGTTTAGAAAATCTAGAAATTCCCCATGAAAATGCTTATACCCCACACTCAGAAACAACTCTAGTTCATGGAAACGCCTTGTATAAGTCCAATCAATCCCAATTAACTCCTCAACCTGTTCAGAAATGA
- a CDS encoding GNAT family N-acetyltransferase: MVEKLKPRYSSVWINKVAEVPQDAWDALALPLKTPFLEWNWLHNLESSHSATAKTGWLPNHLTLWRDRTLIAAAVLYLKGHSYGEFVFDHQWAELAERIGVQYYPKLLGMTPFTPAEGYRFLIAPGEDEAEVTAMMVHEIDAFCIKNRISGCHFLYVDPEWRPVLTQTGFTPWLHHSYIWENSGFENFDDYLAVFNANQRRNIKRERKAVEKVGLRLKPVTGDDIPKSLFSLMYDFYADTCDKFGWWGSKYLTKQFFEQLHHNYRHRVVFFAAYNEEDERHPMGMSFCLFKDDRLYGRYWGSFQEIDCLHFDACYYAPIEWAIANGIQLFDPGAGGRHKKRRGFPATPNYSLHRFYNGRLSQILLPYIHEVNQLEQQEIAAINAELPFSKQNPSN; this comes from the coding sequence ATGGTAGAAAAACTCAAGCCGCGTTATTCTAGCGTTTGGATCAACAAAGTTGCAGAAGTTCCCCAAGATGCTTGGGATGCTTTAGCCTTACCCCTGAAAACTCCTTTTTTAGAGTGGAATTGGTTGCATAATCTGGAAAGTTCCCACAGTGCTACAGCTAAAACTGGTTGGCTACCCAATCATTTAACTCTGTGGCGCGACAGAACCTTAATTGCTGCTGCTGTTTTGTACCTGAAAGGCCATAGTTATGGTGAATTTGTCTTTGATCACCAGTGGGCAGAGTTGGCAGAACGCATAGGTGTACAATACTACCCGAAACTTTTGGGGATGACTCCATTTACCCCGGCTGAAGGTTATCGATTTTTAATTGCACCAGGGGAAGATGAAGCAGAAGTTACGGCGATGATGGTACATGAAATTGATGCTTTTTGTATCAAAAATCGGATTTCTGGCTGTCATTTCCTCTATGTTGATCCCGAATGGCGACCAGTTTTAACACAAACAGGTTTCACCCCTTGGTTGCATCATAGTTATATCTGGGAAAATTCAGGATTTGAGAATTTTGATGATTATTTGGCTGTGTTTAATGCTAACCAGCGTCGCAATATTAAACGAGAACGCAAAGCCGTAGAAAAAGTTGGCTTAAGACTCAAGCCTGTAACTGGGGATGATATTCCTAAATCTTTGTTTTCCTTAATGTACGATTTTTATGCTGATACCTGCGATAAGTTTGGCTGGTGGGGAAGCAAATATCTCACCAAACAATTTTTTGAGCAGTTACATCATAATTATCGTCATCGAGTGGTATTTTTTGCCGCCTATAACGAAGAAGATGAACGTCACCCGATGGGAATGTCTTTTTGCTTGTTTAAAGACGATAGATTATACGGACGCTATTGGGGTAGCTTTCAAGAAATCGACTGTTTACATTTTGATGCTTGCTATTATGCACCGATTGAATGGGCGATCGCTAACGGTATCCAATTATTTGATCCCGGTGCAGGCGGCAGACATAAAAAACGCCGTGGATTCCCTGCTACGCCTAATTACAGTTTGCACAGATTCTATAATGGTCGTCTATCACAGATTTTATTGCCCTACATTCACGAAGTAAACCAACTAGAACAGCAAGAAATTGCCGCCATTAATGCAGAGTTACCTTTTAGTAAACAAAATCCGTCAAACTAG
- a CDS encoding DUF427 domain-containing protein, with product MPKATWNGAVLAESDQTIVVEGNHYFPPDAINKEYFQDSDTHTTCPWKGVASYYSIAVDGQVNKDAAWYYPSTKEKAKNIEGYVAFWRGVKVENN from the coding sequence ATGCCGAAAGCTACTTGGAATGGGGCTGTACTAGCTGAAAGCGACCAAACTATCGTCGTGGAAGGAAATCATTATTTCCCCCCAGATGCAATTAACAAAGAATATTTTCAAGACAGTGACACTCATACGACTTGTCCGTGGAAAGGAGTTGCTAGTTACTACAGTATCGCCGTTGATGGACAAGTCAACAAAGATGCTGCTTGGTACTATCCCAGCACTAAGGAAAAAGCGAAGAATATTGAAGGTTATGTTGCTTTTTGGCGAGGTGTAAAGGTCGAAAATAATTAG
- the rnc gene encoding ribonuclease III, with product MNVVYPRRQRQLESLVRKLGLSTTAPIKWELLDLALTHPTVSDSANYEQLEFVGDAVVRLAAAVVLWETYPDGQVGDFAAIRSVLVSDRILAQLAREYGLELHLLVAGSATSDKIGQESRLADAFEAVLGALYLSTNNLDLIRPWLDFHFRQLAAEIRLDPARLNYKAALQEWTQAQFKVLPEYRVVEINQANRTQERFMAEVWLYDKKLGEGKGRSIKAAEQAAAKVAFLAVNSEEGV from the coding sequence ATGAATGTTGTTTATCCGCGTCGTCAGCGACAGCTTGAGAGTTTAGTAAGAAAGTTGGGTTTGTCCACCACTGCACCGATTAAGTGGGAATTATTGGATTTAGCGTTGACTCATCCTACTGTTTCCGATTCCGCTAATTATGAACAACTAGAATTTGTTGGTGATGCGGTGGTGCGATTGGCGGCGGCTGTGGTTTTGTGGGAAACTTATCCCGATGGACAAGTGGGAGATTTTGCGGCGATTCGTTCTGTGTTGGTGAGCGATCGCATCCTCGCCCAATTAGCCAGAGAATACGGTTTAGAGTTACATTTACTCGTCGCCGGTAGTGCCACTAGTGATAAAATTGGTCAAGAATCACGACTGGCGGACGCTTTTGAGGCTGTTTTAGGTGCGCTTTACCTCAGTACCAATAATTTAGACTTGATTCGCCCTTGGTTAGACTTTCACTTTCGCCAACTAGCCGCAGAAATTCGCCTCGATCCCGCCAGATTAAATTACAAAGCCGCCCTCCAAGAGTGGACACAAGCCCAATTCAAAGTTTTACCAGAATATCGAGTTGTGGAAATCAATCAAGCTAACCGCACTCAAGAACGGTTCATGGCGGAGGTGTGGTTGTATGATAAAAAACTCGGTGAAGGCAAAGGACGCTCCATTAAAGCCGCCGAACAAGCAGCCGCTAAGGTGGCATTTTTAGCAGTTAACTCAGAGGAAGGGGTGTAA
- a CDS encoding M48 family metallopeptidase produces the protein MEKKRFPGLKTEFYEHPFDHKALMSLERTPVLPLLLNKVNEYGIDRLLRMQITGSEFKVTPRNFPSLYNAFTETCNILDITPTPELFLFRGTGYIKAYAVGVEKPVVGINLEGMEWLSHDELLFVFGHEVARIKGKYLAYQQMAHIMPVVKNLISSTTFGIGGLAANGIEIALYNWIIMAKFTADRAGLLACQNQDVAITALMKLGGLPQEYLNEETINDFVTQARSFEFTNLDSLDKFAKTFSFMEHLLPWTVMRASELLKWVDSGEYDNLLQGKEPVHQQPTTSEDNEDWNFLNAWDATEQS, from the coding sequence ATGGAAAAGAAACGTTTTCCTGGTTTGAAAACCGAGTTTTATGAGCATCCGTTTGACCACAAGGCTTTAATGTCTTTGGAGCGAACCCCTGTATTACCTCTATTGTTGAATAAAGTTAATGAGTACGGGATTGATAGATTGCTGCGGATGCAAATCACTGGAAGTGAATTCAAAGTTACGCCGCGCAATTTTCCCAGTCTCTATAATGCTTTTACGGAAACCTGCAATATCCTCGATATTACTCCCACCCCAGAACTTTTTCTGTTTCGGGGTACAGGATACATCAAAGCCTACGCTGTTGGGGTAGAAAAGCCTGTAGTGGGAATTAATCTGGAGGGGATGGAATGGCTTTCCCATGATGAATTGTTGTTTGTGTTCGGACACGAAGTTGCACGCATCAAAGGTAAATACTTGGCATACCAGCAAATGGCACATATTATGCCAGTGGTGAAAAATTTAATTAGTAGCACCACCTTCGGTATAGGTGGATTAGCGGCTAACGGCATAGAAATTGCTTTATATAACTGGATAATTATGGCTAAATTTACCGCCGATCGCGCTGGTTTATTGGCGTGTCAAAATCAAGATGTGGCGATTACTGCTTTGATGAAATTGGGTGGTTTACCTCAAGAGTATTTAAATGAAGAAACCATTAATGATTTCGTCACCCAAGCGCGTAGTTTTGAATTTACTAATCTCGATAGTTTAGATAAATTCGCTAAGACTTTTAGCTTCATGGAACATCTTCTACCTTGGACAGTGATGAGAGCCTCGGAACTGTTGAAATGGGTAGACTCAGGCGAATATGACAACTTGTTGCAAGGAAAAGAACCCGTTCATCAGCAACCTACAACTTCTGAAGATAATGAAGACTGGAATTTCCTCAACGCCTGGGACGCAACTGAACAAAGTTAG
- a CDS encoding DUF4346 domain-containing protein codes for MDLILENLAAIDDRLSQRHIDLDPYGYFIIYLDRAEGLIYAKHFTNIIDDRGLAVDPVTGKVIPAKGKVERTHTTVFSGRTAKELSVRIFEETQPCPVSQLDHAAYLGREFVRAEAALVTGQEYIQD; via the coding sequence ATGGATTTGATATTAGAAAATTTGGCGGCAATTGATGATAGACTTTCACAGCGTCACATTGACCTTGATCCCTATGGATATTTCATTATCTATTTAGACCGGGCAGAAGGTTTAATCTATGCCAAACATTTTACAAACATCATTGATGACCGTGGTTTAGCTGTAGATCCCGTAACCGGAAAAGTCATTCCTGCTAAGGGTAAGGTGGAACGCACCCACACCACAGTATTTAGTGGGAGAACAGCCAAAGAATTAAGTGTGAGAATTTTTGAAGAAACTCAGCCCTGTCCTGTCAGTCAGCTAGACCACGCTGCTTATTTAGGTCGTGAATTTGTCCGCGCAGAAGCCGCTTTAGTCACAGGGCAAGAGTATATTCAAGACTAA
- a CDS encoding antibiotic biosynthesis monooxygenase, with the protein MEQDDQIITVVITQVVKAGCETAYEAWLKDITSVARTYPGHMGTNIIRPLPGIRPEYVIIFRFDGYENMKAWITSRDREYWLAQGQSLVESEPHVQHISGLEAWFSLPGQPLKTPPRYKTALLTWGSVFILINLLNIFITPLLRGLPPLIISFIITVTMVLLLTYVVMPRVTRLFRSWLYPKHS; encoded by the coding sequence ATGGAACAAGATGATCAAATTATCACCGTAGTCATTACACAAGTGGTCAAAGCAGGATGTGAAACTGCTTACGAGGCTTGGCTGAAAGATATTACTAGTGTCGCCAGAACCTATCCTGGTCATATGGGTACAAATATCATTCGTCCCCTTCCTGGTATCCGACCTGAATATGTGATTATCTTCCGGTTTGACGGCTATGAGAATATGAAAGCTTGGATAACATCACGCGATCGCGAATATTGGCTAGCTCAAGGTCAATCCTTAGTAGAATCTGAACCCCATGTACAACATATTAGCGGTTTAGAAGCTTGGTTTTCTCTTCCTGGTCAACCACTCAAAACACCGCCACGCTACAAAACAGCTTTGCTGACTTGGGGTTCCGTATTTATTTTGATTAATTTACTGAATATATTTATTACACCTCTGCTGCGAGGTCTACCACCACTCATTATTTCCTTTATTATTACTGTGACTATGGTTTTGCTATTAACCTATGTAGTCATGCCTAGAGTTACCCGTCTATTTCGGTCTTGGTTATATCCTAAACATAGCTAA
- the corA gene encoding magnesium/cobalt transporter CorA, with translation MLKKLRRQESMRSRRDEFYHYPGTLPGTIIIDADAPPPTIYLIDYNQTSFIRQQVATPEECIPYLDQESVSWVDVQGLGNQDILERMGKIFELSSLVLEDVVNVSERPKVEDYDDQLLFIARMVVPKEKDYGFYSEQVSLILGKYYLLTVQEEPEHDCFEGVRVRIERGKGIIRKQGTDYLAYALLDSIVDGFFPVLERYGEQLEDLEEEVIAKPTRKTLQKIYQLRRELLQLRRAIWPQRDAINALIRDRSDLISEDVQIYLRDCYDHAVQVMDMVETYRELASGLMDVYLSAVGNKMNEVMKLLTVVSSIFIPLTFIAGIYGMNFNTDKSPYNMPELNWYWGYPLCLAVMGFIGFGLLFLFWQRGWLENSTSIKRE, from the coding sequence ATGCTCAAAAAACTGCGCCGCCAAGAGTCCATGAGATCCCGTAGGGATGAATTTTATCACTACCCAGGAACTCTACCAGGAACAATCATCATTGATGCAGATGCTCCACCACCAACTATTTATTTAATAGACTACAACCAAACTAGTTTTATTCGTCAACAAGTAGCAACCCCAGAAGAATGTATTCCCTATCTTGACCAAGAATCTGTTTCTTGGGTAGATGTCCAGGGTTTAGGTAATCAGGACATTTTAGAAAGAATGGGAAAAATCTTTGAATTATCATCTCTGGTTTTAGAAGATGTGGTCAATGTCTCGGAGCGTCCGAAAGTCGAAGATTATGATGACCAACTACTATTTATAGCGCGGATGGTAGTCCCTAAAGAAAAAGACTATGGTTTTTATAGCGAACAAGTCAGTTTAATTTTAGGTAAATATTATCTGCTCACAGTTCAAGAAGAACCAGAACATGATTGTTTTGAGGGTGTGAGAGTCAGAATTGAAAGAGGAAAAGGAATTATTCGCAAGCAAGGCACAGATTATTTAGCTTATGCTTTACTAGACTCTATTGTTGACGGCTTTTTTCCGGTTTTAGAGCGTTACGGTGAACAATTAGAAGATTTAGAAGAAGAAGTAATCGCTAAACCTACCCGCAAAACCCTACAAAAAATTTACCAACTGCGGCGAGAATTATTGCAATTACGCCGTGCTATCTGGCCACAACGGGACGCGATTAATGCTTTAATACGCGATCGCAGTGACTTAATTAGTGAAGATGTACAAATTTATTTAAGGGATTGCTACGACCATGCAGTCCAAGTCATGGATATGGTAGAAACTTACCGAGAGCTAGCATCTGGCTTGATGGATGTGTATCTCTCAGCCGTCGGTAACAAAATGAATGAAGTGATGAAGCTACTCACAGTAGTTTCCTCTATCTTTATTCCCCTAACTTTTATTGCAGGTATTTACGGTATGAACTTCAATACCGATAAATCGCCATATAATATGCCCGAACTGAATTGGTATTGGGGTTATCCACTTTGTCTAGCCGTCATGGGATTCATCGGTTTTGGTTTATTATTTTTATTCTGGCAACGGGGTTGGTTAGAAAATTCCACCAGCATTAAGCGGGAATGA
- the surE gene encoding 5'/3'-nucleotidase SurE translates to MTIILTNDDGIDAPGIKALVQAVNGQKFIVAAPRDHQSGCGHQVTTTSPIKLQQRGEFEYAIAGTPADCVRIAVTHLCQDTKFVLSGINAGGNLGVDAYISGTVAAVREAAMHGIPGIAISHYRKAKQNFDWEFAAKLTVEILTDLLHRPLEPWCFWNVNLPHLQPGEPEPEIVFCQPCNKPLPVNYRIDGDDFYYVGEYGKRDRTPGSDVDVCFSGNIAVTQLRV, encoded by the coding sequence ATGACCATAATCTTAACTAACGATGATGGTATTGATGCTCCAGGGATTAAGGCTTTGGTGCAAGCTGTAAATGGTCAAAAGTTTATTGTTGCTGCACCCAGGGATCATCAATCTGGTTGTGGTCATCAAGTCACCACCACTAGTCCCATTAAATTACAACAGCGTGGGGAATTTGAATATGCGATCGCTGGTACTCCTGCTGATTGTGTCAGAATTGCGGTAACGCATTTATGCCAAGATACTAAATTTGTCTTGTCTGGAATTAATGCTGGCGGTAACTTAGGCGTTGATGCCTATATTTCTGGTACTGTGGCGGCGGTGCGAGAGGCTGCTATGCACGGTATCCCTGGAATTGCGATATCTCACTATCGTAAAGCCAAGCAAAATTTCGATTGGGAATTTGCAGCTAAGTTAACCGTGGAAATTTTAACTGATTTACTGCACCGCCCCCTAGAACCTTGGTGTTTTTGGAATGTGAATTTACCCCATCTCCAACCAGGAGAACCCGAACCAGAGATAGTATTTTGCCAACCATGTAATAAACCCTTACCTGTCAACTATCGCATTGACGGTGATGATTTTTATTATGTCGGTGAATACGGCAAACGCGATCGCACCCCTGGTAGTGATGTTGATGTTTGTTTTTCTGGAAACATTGCAGTTACTCAATTAAGGGTATAG